The following proteins are co-located in the Solanum pennellii chromosome 1, SPENNV200 genome:
- the LOC107031312 gene encoding uncharacterized protein LOC107031312, translating to MQEKLRMQRNRSMVARRAWNVLRLALLWTRKGGIFKYKHLRLLPKYIRSLRYTNDHDHSLYYGEREFSFDDTPIIHVKMHRPASLRFKMPNIPCIKPQVDSDFDFDFEHDDEMNNDDDNGPRKSFLNTEDENCDEAIDMKAEEFIAKFYEQIKLQRQISYLQ from the coding sequence ATGCAAGAAAAGTTGAGAATGCAGAGGAATAGATCGATGGTAGCTCGTAGAGCTTGGAATGTTCTCCGATTAGCCTTGTTATGGACGAGAAAAGGTGGCATTTTCAAGTACAAACATCTCCGTTTACTTCCTAAATATATTAGAAGTCTCCGTTATACCAATGATCATGATCACTCACTATATTATGGTGAGCGTGAGTTTTCGTTTGATGATACCCCTATTATTCATGTTAAAATGCATCGTCCTGCTTCCTTGCGTTTCAAGATGCCAAACATCCCCTGCATCAAACCTCAAGTCGATTCTGACTTTGACTTTGACTTTGAGCacgatgatgaaatgaacaatgatgatgataatggtCCTAGGAAGAGCTTCTTGAATACTGAGGATGAGAATTGTGATGAAGCTATTGATATGAAGGCAGAAGAGTTTATTGCAAAGTTCTACGAGCAAATAAAACTTCAAAGACAAAtatcatatttacaataa
- the LOC107008326 gene encoding CTP synthase, whose amino-acid sequence MKYVLVTGGVVSGLGKGVTASSIGVVLKACGLRVTSIKIDPYLNTDAGTMSPFEHGEVFVLDDGGEVDLDLGNYERFLDVTLTRDNNITTGKIYQSVLEKERKGDYLGKTVQVVPHITDAIKDWIESVSLTPVDGKEGPADVCVIELGGTVGDIESMPFIEALRQLYFTVGQDNFCLIHVSLIPVLGVVGEQKTKPTQHSVRELRALGLTPHFLACRSAQPLLENTKQKLSQFCHVPVANILNIHDVPNIWHIPLLLQNQNAHDAILKQMDLMSVAKPVDLREWTKRAETFDNLTKSVRIAMVGKYVGLTDSYLSVVKALLHACVACSLKPSIDWIAASDLEDDSAQSTPEAYATAWKTLKGAACVLVPGGFGDRGIKGMILAAKYARENNVPYLGICLGMQISVIEFARSVLRLEKANSEEFDPQTPDLVVIFMPEGSKTHMGSTMRLGSRKTLFQTPDCIMSKLYNNSKHVDERHRHRYEVNPEVVGTLEEAGLTFVGRDETGKRMEILELPGHPFYVGVQFHPEYKSRPGRPSAPFLGLIMAATGQLEAYVRTQQNGSI is encoded by the exons ATgaagtacgttttggtaactgGCGGTGTAGTCAGTGGTCTTGGCAAAGGTGTTACAGCAAGTAGCATCGGAGTTGTGCTCAAAGCATGTGGTCTTCGTGTTACCTCTATAAAAATCG ATCCATATTTGAACACTGATGCTGGCACTATGTCCCCGTTTGAGCATGGGGAGGTTTTTGTGCTTGATGATGGTGGAGAG GTTGATCTAGATTTGGGAAATTATGAACGCTTTCTGGATGTGACATTGACAAGGGACAACAATATTACCACTGGAAAGATATATCAG TCTGTTCTGGAGAAGGAAAGGAAAGGTGATTATCTTGGAAAAACTGTTCAG gtGGTTCCCCACATCACTGATGCTATTAAGGATTGGATTGAGTCGGTATCTCTGACTCCTGTGGATGGGAAGGAGGGACCTGCAGATGTTTGTGTCATTGAATTGGGGGGGACTGTAG GTGATATTGAATCGATGCCCTTCATTGAGGCTTTACGACAATTGTATTTCACAGTTG GGCAAGACAACTTTTGCCTCATTCATGTCAGTCTTATTCCTGTACTAGGTGTCGTCGGTGAGCAA AAAACAAAGCCTACACAACATAGTGTGCGGGAATTGAGAGCATTAGGGTTGACTCCCCACTTTTTAGCTTGCCGGTCTGCTCAG CCCTTACTAGAGAACACAAAACAGAAGCTTTCACAGTTTTGTCATGTTCCT GTTGCCAACATCCTGAATATTCATGATGTTCCAAACATTTGGCATATTCCTCTCTTGCTTCAG AACCAAAATGCTCATGATGCCATTCTAAAGCAAATGGATTTAATGAG CGTCGCGAAACCTGTTGATTTACGGGAGTGGACGAAAAGAGCTGAGACCTTTGACAACCTCACAAAATCT GTTAGAATTGCAATGGTTGGGAAGTATGTTGGGTTAACAGATTCTTACTTATCTGTAGTGAAG GCCCTTCTGCATGCATGTGTTGCATGTTCATTGAAGCCATCCATTGACTGGATTGCAGCATCAGATCTTGAAGATGATAGTGCTCAATCG ACCCCAGAAGCTTATGCAACAGCCTGGAAGACTCTAAAG GGTGCAGCATGTGTCTTGGTTCCTGGTGGGTTTGGTGATCGTGGGATCAAGGGGATGATATTGGCTGCAAAGTATGCTAGGGAAAATAACGTACCATATCTTGGAATCTGTTTAGGGATGCAGATTTCTGTAATCGAGTTTGCCAGATCT GTTTTGCGTTTGGAGAAAGCAAATAGTGAAGAGTTTGACCCCCAGACGCCGGACCTTGTTGTAATTTTCATGCCTGAG gGGTCAAAAACACATATGGGAAGCACTATGAGGCTTGGATCTAGGAAAACACTCTTCCAGACTCCTGATTGTATCATGTCAAAGTT GTATAACAATTCTAAGCATGTGGATGAAAGACATCGCCATAGATATGAG GTCAATCCTGAAGTTGTAGGCACTTTAGAAGAAGCTGGCCTTACATTTGTGGGAAGAGATGAAACTGGAAAACGAATGGAG ATATTGGAGCTTCCTGGTCACCCATTTTATGTTGGTGTGCAATTTCATCCTGAATACAAGTCAAGGCCAGGGAGGCCTTCAGCTCCTTTTCTAG GTCTTATCATGGCAGCAACAGGACAGTTAGAAGCTTACGTCAGGACTCAGCAGAATGGAAGCATATAG
- the LOC107008327 gene encoding uncharacterized protein LOC107008327, with protein sequence MQEKSKMQRKRSLVAHRAWNVLRLALLWARKGGIFKNKHLVDLRLLPKYFKSLRHTNDHYGALHYGEREFSFDDTPVFHVKMHRPASLRFKMPNIPCIKPQVDFDFDFEREDEMYNDNNNNNDDDAPRKSFLKTECQEDEYMSEEIVASGDDEAIDRKADEFIAKFYQQMKLQKQLSYLQYHETLAN encoded by the coding sequence ATGCAAGAAAAGTCGAAAATGCAGAGGAAGAGATCATTGGTTGCTCATAGAGCTTGGAATGTTCTCCGACTAGCCTTGTTATGGGCGAGAAAAGGTGGCATTTTCAAGAACAAACACCTTGTGGATCTCCGTTTGCttcctaaatattttaaaagtcttCGTCATACCAATGATCACTATGGGGCACTGCATTATGGGGAGCGTGAGTTTTCCTTTGATGACACCCCTGTCTTTCATGTTAAGATGCATCGTCCTGCTTCCTTGCGTTTCAAGATGCCTAACATTCCCTGCATTAAACCTCAAGTCGACTTTGACTTTGACTTTGAGCGCGAGGATGAAATGtacaatgataataataataataatgatgatgacgCTCCTAGGAAGAGCTTCTTGAAGACTGAATGTCAAGAGGATGAGTATATGTCTGAGGAGATCGTTGCTAGTGGcgatgatgaagctattgataGGAAGGCAGATGAGTTCATTGCAAAGTTCTATCAGCAAATGAAGCTGCAAAAACAATTGTCATATCTACAATACCATGAAACGCTCGCTAATTAA